Below is a window of Streptomyces genisteinicus DNA.
TCACCGCGGCCCACTCCCCCGGTACGCGGCCCCCCGCGGGCCGCCGGTGCGGGCCCTGGGTGCGGTCCGGCCGTGCTCGCGGCGCACGTCCTCGTAGAGCCGCAGGAGCGCGTCCGTGTGCCCTTCCCAGGCGAGCGCGGCGGCGGCGTACCGCCGCGAGTAGGCGGCCATGCGCTCCCGCCGGGCCCGGTCGCGGGCGAGCGAGGACAGCGTGTCGCGCAGGACGGGGACCTCGCGCGGGAGCAGTGCCACCCGGTCGCGGTCCAGGCCGTAGGGCGCGTACCCCGGGTCGTCGCTGGTGACGACGGGCAGGCCGGAGGCCATGGCCTCCTGGACGGAGAGCGGGAAGCCCTCGGCGGTCGACGGCAGGGCGAAGACGTCGCAGGCGCGGTAGAGCTCGGCGAGTGCCGCGGGCGGCAGCGCGCCGAGACCGTGCACGCCGCTGCGCCCGCCGAGGGCGCTCCCGTCCCCGTCCCCCGCGAACACCAGCTCGTACGCGGGGTCGGCCGCCGCGAGCAGCAGCTCCCACCCCTTCTTGCGCACCAGCCGGCCGACGAAGAGGACGAGGACCCGGTCGCGCGGCAGCCGGTAGCGGTCGCGCACCCGCTCGCGCTCCCCGGCGGACGCGGCCGGGCGGAAGAACTCCGTGTCGACCCCGTTCGGCACGTGGCGCACGGCACCGCGCCGCGCGCCGTGCCCGACGGCGAAGGCGCCCACACCGTCGTTGACCACCACGACGCGGCCGGCCCGGCTCAGCAGGCGCCGTCCCGCGGCGGCGTAGACCGCGCGCTGCACCAGGCCGACGAACGGGGAGGGGTGGTCCACGACGGCGACGTGCTGGGTGACGACGTGGGGTGTGCGGGTGAGGGCGGCGGCCAGCCCCGCCGCCCAGGACGTCATGTAGAGGCAGTCGTGCACGTGCACGACGTCCGCCCAGCGCGCCCAGCGCACGGCCGCGGGGAGCAGCGCGGGCGCCAGGACGGGGAAGGGGATGCCGGCGCGCTCCTCCACCCCGTGCCAGGCCGGGACCCGCACGACGCGCACGGCGTCCCCGTCCGCCCGCTCGCCGCCCGCCCGCTCACCGTCCGCCCGCTCCCCGGCGCGGCCGGTCCCGGGCGCGCCGGGGCGGGGCCCGCTGGTCAGCACGGTCACGTCGGCTCCCCTGCGGGCGAGGTGCGCGGCCTCCTGGCGGACGACGTTCTCGATGCCTCCGAGGTGGGGCGGGTAGTGGTGGCTGACCAGCAGCACACGCGGGGAACGGTCCGGGCGGGTCGCCGTCATCGGAAGATCTCCGTTCCCTCGCTGCTGTAGAGCTTGTCCTTCATCGCGTCGAGGAAGGCGACCGGGTAGCGGTACGTCACGAGGTCGCCGCGGGAGAACACGGTCACCTCTCCTTTCTTCACGGCGGTCGGGCCGAGGAGCACGTACGCGTCCCGCTCGACGAGCGCCGGGTAGAGGTCGTCCTTCACGGCGCCTCGGTTCCGGTCCTCCAGCCGCTGGAACCCGTAGCCGCTCGTCGGGCCGTCGGTCTGGACGTTCACCTGTCCGACCAGGCTCGGGGCGGGCGGCACGGCGGGAGGCGGCGGTGCGAGGCCGGGGCCGGGGCCGTCCACCGTCCGCGCCTCCAGCCACCCGACGGCCGCGTCCTTCTCGGGGTGGGCGTAGTACATGTCGTAGTACTGGCCCGCGTTGTCGAGGTGGAGCTGCGGCCGGTAGCCGCCGAGCACCTTCGGGACGACCCCGGTGAGGTCGACGAAGATCGCGAGCGTCACGGCGCAGGCGACCGGTGGCCCGGCCCGGCCCGCCCAGCGGAAGATCCACAGCATTCCGGCGGCGACGAACGGGGCGAAGAAGAAGAGCCCCTGCTGGAACGAGCGCAGCAGCCCGTAGTCGACCGACAGCTGGGGCAGCACGGTCAGGACGGCGATGACGACGGTCATCCCCACGGTGAGCGTCACCTGGTCGCGCTGCGGGCGGAAGACCCGGCGACGGCCCACGAGCGCCGTCACGAACCCGACGGCCAGCAGGACCTGGAGGACGCGGGCCACGGACTGGCGGACGGTCTCGTTCACCGCGGACACGTCGACGCCCAGATCCTGGATCGCCCTTCCGGCCGAGGTGAGCGGCAGGTTCTGCTGCTCGGCCGGCGGCGTGGGGTAGTCGTCGACCACGGCCATCGGATACAGGCCGCCCCGTTCGGACCTGTCCTCGACGGCCTCCGCGCGGAAGTCGTCGAGGCGCTGCTGGGGGCTGACCACATGGCCGCCGAACAGGCTGTACGCGGTGTCGGAGGAGCCCTGCTCGGCGGCTCCGCCGACCAGGTCCCGCACGGTGAGCGAGACCGTGCTGTGCAGCTGGTCGGAGGTGTGGGTGACGGGCCCCGTCCAGGCGACCGTGGCCACCGCCATGCCCGCGACCATCCACAGGGTCACGAACCCGCGCGCCACGGGCCCGCGGGCCCCGCGCCGCCGCAGGCGGGAGGCGAGCCGCCAGGCGATGTCCACGGCGAACGCCAGCGCGAAGACCGTGACGAGGATGTACGTGGTCGAGTAGTGGGAGATCACGATGCCGCAGAACAGCGCCATGACCATGAACCGCCGGTTCGCGAGCGGACGGCCGGTGTCCGTGAGGACGACCATCACGCAGCCGAGCAGCACGAAGGCGACCTCCTGGCGGGCCAGGAAGGTCATGTCCGAGAAGAACGCCGGGAACGCCATGAAGAAGACGGCGGACAGCAGCGCGAGCAGCTTCGGCGCCACGTTGCGGACCGAGCGGTGCACGAGCGGGACGGCCAGCGCGAAGAGCACGGGCAGCAGTGCCTTGAAGACGTACATGCCCGGGATCCCGGTCAGCCGCTCCAGCGCCGTGGGCAGCAGGGTGACGCTCAGGCAGGCGTTGTACGGGTCGTCGTAGCCGCCGACGTTCCACCGGTCCGCGTCCGACGTCATCCGGAAGAACACGAACTCCCGCTGGATGTCGTGGCCGCTGAGCCCCCAGCCCCGCAGCGAGGTGAGGAGCAGCAGGGCGACGGCGGCGAGGAACAGGCCGAGTTCCACGACCGGCGAGGACCAGCGCGCGTGCCGGGCCATGAGGAGGACGACGAGCAGGGCGACGCCCGTCAGGGCGGCGAAACTCACCTGCGAGCCCAGCCCGTTGTTCAGCCGCACCGCTCCGGCGACCGCCAGGGCGACGGTCGGGACGCCCAGGGCCAGGACGGCCGCCGTGCCGGCCGGCAGCGGCTCCCTGCGCAGGGTCCGCCACCACGGGACCCCGCCCCCCTGGCGGTCGGACGGCGGACTCAGGGCGGCGAGGAGCACCAGGGACCCGGCAGCGGCCAGGGTGAGGGGCAGCCGGGTGAGCGGGCGGTCCATGCCGGCGAGCGGGAGCACGGTGTTGAGCGCCAGCGCCACGGCCATGGCCCAGACCACGCCGAGACAGACGGCGATCAGCAGGCGGCCGTCACGGGTCGAGACGGACCGGCCCGCGACGTCGTACATGAGCACGGCGGGCGCGCCCAGGAACAGCCACAGGCCCGCGGCGGCGAGCAGCACCGCCGGCGTCCCGGGCACGAGGACCACGGCGCCCGCGGCCAGCGCGCCGGCGACGAGGGTCCGGCGGCCGGCCACGCGCCGGCCCATGGTCCGGGGCGTGATCATGGCAGGGCCCTCGCGTAGACGTCCTCGACCCGCCGGACCGCGGCCTCCCACGAGTAGGCGGTCGCCGCCCGGGCGCTGCGCCGGGCGAGACGGGTCCGCAGCGCCGGGTCGCTCGCCACCCGGTCGACGGCGGCGGCCAGCGCGGCCGGCTCGGGCGCGGCCAGCAGGCCGACGCCGCGGAGCAGTTCGGTGTTGCCGGGCACGTCGGTGGCCACGACGGGCAGCGAGGCCGCCATCGCCTCCAGGGCCGACAGCGCCATCCCCTCCCGGTCCGAGGACAGCACGAAGGCGTCGGCTTCGGCGTAGGCGCGGACGAGGTCGGGGCCGTGGAGCGGGCCGGCGAAGGTGACGTCCAGACCGAGCCGCGCCGCCCGCGCCTGGAGGCCGGCGCGCTGCTCCCCGTCGCCGACGACGCGCAGCGCCACGGGCTGACGCGCCAGGCGGAGGGCGTCGAGGAGCCGGCCGACGTTCTTCTGGGGGCAGAGCCGGCCGACGAAGAGCAGCCGCAGCGGACGGCCGGTGACGGGCCGGGGCGGCATGAAGTAGTCGCCGCCGACGCCGTTGGGCACGACGAACACCCGCTCCGGGCGGACGCCGTACCGTTCCCGCACGAACGCCGACTGCCGCTCGGTCAGGACGATGACGGCGGCCGCGGCCCGCAGGACGCGGCCGAGGACGTGCTTCTTGTAGGCGGGCAGCAGCACCCCGAGCGGGCCCGAGGCGCCGGCGTCGAGGTGGTAGTGGACGACGAAGCGCTGCCGGCGCACCCGGGCGGCGAGGGCGACGAGTTCCGGGAAGAGGCCGAAGGGGGCGTGCACGTGCATCACCGATCCGCGCGGCGCCCGCAGCAGCGACAGGAGGACGCCGGGGGCGATGGCCGTGTGGGCGAACTCGACGGCGCGGTGGCGCAGTACGGTGACCCGGCCGTCGCGAACGTGCCGGGGCGCGGCGCCGGAGCCGAGGGTCGTGGTGACCACCCGGACGTCGTGGTGCCGCCCGAGTCCGGCGACGAGGCTCTCCGCCACCCGTTCGATACCGCCCAGCTGGGGCGGGTAGTACGCCGTGATCTGCAGGATGGTGTTCATGGGACGACCGGTGTTCCGTCAGGGTGCGTTCCCGGTGCCCGGGGTGGAGCGGGCGTCCAGGCGGAAGTGCAGTGTCTGTTCGAGGCCCGTCAGCGCCACGTGGACCACGGTGCCGTCACCGGTCGCGCCGTCCGGCAGCGGGAGCCGCGCGACGGTGCGGGCCGGTTCGCCCGGCTCCGCCGCGACCGTGGTGGTCGTGTCGGCGGTGACCCGGCCGTCCGGCGCCCGGAGCCACACGCGGACGTCGTAGTCGCGGCCGTCCGCGCCGTGCGGGACGAGGGAGACCGGGACGACGGCGGTGCCGCCTTCGACGGTGGGCGCCTCGGTGAAGTAGAGCTCCGTGTACGAGGCAGGCAGCGCGGTGAACGACTGGCGCAGTTCCTGCCGCACGGCGGGGAAGGCCAGGGCCACGGCCACGGCGAGCACGACGACCGCGAGCGCCTTCGGCCGGCGCCGCGTGCGCGCCGGGCGCGGCGCCGGGTGCGGGGGCCGGGACGCCTCGGGGGGAGCGAGGGGCAGGACCTCCTCGTTCCTCGGCTTCCCGATCACCGGACGCATCACGCGGCTCGCCCCTGGGCGCGCTGCCCGGCGGCGGCCGGTGCCGGCCCGCGGGCCGGGGCCGGTGTGCGCCGCGCGGTGCTGCGGATGCGGTGCTCGATCAGCTGGAGGATCTCCGCGGTGCCGTCGCGCAGCGCGTGCAGCTTCACCTCGCCGGCGCGCTTGCGGTACTCGATCGGCACCTCCAGGCAGCGGTAGCCGGAGAGCGTCGCGGAGTTCTTGATCTCCTGGGAGAAGACCATGCCGGTGGCGCGGACGTCCAGGTCCCGCCAGATCCGGCGCCGGAAGATCCACATGCCGGACTGCGAGTCGTGGAGGCCGTTGCGGAACAGTCCGCGGCTCATGGCGCTGAGGACGTGGTTGCCGATCCGGTGCGACAGGCACATCGCGTGGCGGTTGGCGCGGCCGAGGCGGTCGGTGGTCATGAACTCGACGTCCTGGGCCACGAGAATCCGCAGCAGGTACGGCAGCGCGTCGAACGGGTACGTGCAGTCCGCGTCGCCGGTCGCGATCACGTCCCCCTCGGCGGCGGCGAATCCGGCGTGGTAGGCGTTGCCGTAGCCGCGTGCGGGCTGCTCGACGACGCGGGCGCCGAGCGATCGGGCGACGTCTCCGGTGCCGTCGGTGGAGGCGTTGTCGACGACGAGCACCTCGGTGTCCCAGCCGTCGGCCCTGAGCCGTTCCAGCGGCATCGTCGCCATGACCCTGGGCAGATTCGGAGCCTCATTGAGCGCGGGCATGACAATGGAGAGCGTGTTCATGGAAGTTCCTCCGCCGCGTGGCGCGATGGCGTGGCGCGACCGGTCCGCCGGATGCGGCGGGAGGATGGGGGACATTCACCCGCACGGCGACCGTGCGCCAGAACCCTGCCGTAAACGACCGCTATACACTTAATGCGTACGTTTACGTCGTATATGCCCTACTTTGCACGCCATGTCGGCTCCGGTCAAGAGCGGGCATCCGGCACCGGCCGAGCACCCGCATCGCACGGCACCGCACCGCATCGCATCGCATCCAGGAGGCACGCAGATGGCACGCAGCAACGGCGCCGGTCCCGGCCGCCGGGCCAGCGACCGCGGCAAGTACGGCCGGCTCAGCCGCGAACGCGTGCTCGCCGCGGCACTGGAGATCGTCGACCGGGAGGGCCTGACGGCACTGAGCATGCGGCGCCTCGGCGCCGGGCTCGGCGTGGAGGCGATGGCGCTGTACCGGTACGCGCCGAGCAAGGACGCGCTGCTGGACGGACTCGTGGAAGCCCTGTACACGGAGGTCGGCGAGGCTCTCGCCGCGGACGGGGCGGAGCCGGACAGGACGGAGCCGGACGGGGCGCGCGCGCAGCTGCGCCGCGCGGCGGTCGCGACCTACCGGGTGGCGCTCGCCCACCCGCACGTGGTGCCGCTGCTGGCCACCCGCATACTGTCCGTCCCGCTCGCCCGCCGCCCCCGTGCCGTGCTCCGCGAGCACGAACGGGTGCTCGCCCTGCTCGCCGCGGCGGGAGTGCCGGATCCCGCGGCACCGGCCGCCTACCGCGCCCTGATGTCCTGGCTGCTGGGCTACCTGTTCGTCGACCTCCAGGCCATGGTGGACAACCCGGACGAGGCGGACCCGGGCTTCCGGCTGGGCCTGCACCGCATCCCGGTCCAGGACTTCCCGCGGCTCCGCGACCTCGCCCCCGCCCTCGCGGAACCCGGCGGCGAAGCCGAACTCACCGCCGGGCTCGACGCGTTGCTCGACCGCCTCCTCCCCGGGGCCCGCTGACACCCCCGCCCCGGACCCCGCGGTCCACGCCGCCGGAGCGGGCGCGGCCCCGGTACGCCCCAGGGCCCCGCGGCCGTGCGGCCGCGGGGCCCTGGGGTGGTGCGCCGGTCGCGCGGCCGCGAGGCCGCTACGCGCGCGACGGCTCCAGCGGAGCCTTCTCGTCCGGCTGCTCCGCCTCGCGCTTCGCGTCCCGCTTGGCCTCGCGCCTGGCGCGGCGGCGCTCCTTGCGGAGCTCCACCATCGCGTAGAGCGTCGGCACCAGCAGCAGCGTCAGCAGCGTCGAGGTGATCAGACCGCCGATGACCACGATGGCCAGCGGCTTGGCGATGAAGCCGCCCTCGCCGGTGACGCCGAGCGCCATCGGCAGCAGGGCGAAGATCGTCGCCAGTGCCGTCATCAGGATCGGGCGCAGCCGGTGCCGGCCGCCCTCGATCACCGCCTCCACCACTCCGAGGCCCTGGGCCCGGTACTGGTTGATGAGGTCGATCAGCACGATGGCGTTGGTGACCACGATGCCGATGAGCATCAGCATGCCGATCATCGCCGGCACGCCCATCGGCGTGCCCGTCAGGATCAGCAGACCGAGCGCGCCGGTCGCCGCGAACGGGATGGAGACCAGCAGGATCAGCGGCTGGATCAGCGAGCGGAACGTGGCGACCAGCAGCATGAAGACGATGGCCACCGCCGCCAGCATCGCGAGCCCGAGGTTGAGGAAGGCCTCCTCCTGGTCCTGGGACACTCCGCCGATGGACGCCGTGGCGCCCTCCGGCAGGTCGAGCGCGCTGATCTTCGTCTGGAGCTCGGCGCTGACCGCGCCGGTGTTGTCACCGGTGGGCTTGGCGGTGACCGTGGCGGCCCGCGAGCCGTCGATCCGGGTCATCGAGACCGGCCCCGGGACCAGCTTCACCTCGGCGATGTCGCCGAGCTTCACCGGGCCGAGCGGCAGGGCCCGCAGCTCCTCCATGGTCTGCGCCGGCCTCGCCGACGTGATGACGATGTCCCGCTCGGCGTCGCCGAGGACCGCGGTCCCGGCGGGCGTGCCGCGCACCGCCTGGCCGACGGCCATCCCGAGGGCGGCGTCGTTGAATCCGGCGTCGGCGGCCTTCGCGGTCGCCTTGACGGAGATCCGGGGCACGGACTGGGCGAGGTCGCTCTGCACGTCGGTGACGTCGTCGAGCTCGGCGACCTCGGCGCGGACGGCCTCGGTGGCCTTCTCCAGCACCTCGGCGTCGGACGCCTTGACCACGACGCTCAGGTCCTGGCTGCCGAAGCCGTCGCCGGAGGCGACCGTCGTCTCGCCGATGCCGTCGAGCGCGCCGAGCTCCTTCTCGATCCGGTCGCGGACCGTCTCGAACGCGGACGCCTCCTCCAGCGTGAGCTGGTAGGACGCCTGGTTGGCGCCGGTGCCGCCGCCGAAGGCGGCCATGAAGCCGGAGGAACCGACGGTGACCTGGTAGTCCTTCACCTCGTCGATGCCCTGGAGGACCTTCTCGACCTTCTTCGCCGACTCGTCGGCCGCCGCCAGGCTGGTGCCGGGGGCCAGCTCCTGCTTGATCGACATGACCTCCTGCTCGCCCTGGTCGAAGAAGTTCGTCTTGAGCAGTCCGGCCATGCCGAACGTGCCGAAGAGGACCACGAGGGCGAGCACGACGCTGGTGAGGCGCCGGCGGGTGGCGAAGCGGAGGACGGGGACGTAGGCGCGCTGGAGCCGGCTCTTCGTCTCCTTCTCCTCGGCGATACGCCGCGCCTCCTCCGGGTCCATGCCGCGCACCGCCTTCGGCGCGCGCAGGAACCAGTACGACAGCACGGGGACGACGGTCAGCGACACCAGCAGCGACGCCAGCAGGGCCGCTGTGACGGTCAGGCTGAACGAGCCGAACAGCTCGCCGACCATGCCGCCGACGAGACCGATGGGGAGGAACACCGCGACGGTGGTGAGCGTCGAGGAGGTGACGGCGCCCGCCACCTCCTTCACCGCGGTGATGATGGCGCTCTCGCGCTCCTCGCCGTAGCCGAGGTGCCGCTTGATGTTCTCCAGCACCACGATCGAGTCGTCGACGACCCGGCCGATGGCGATGGTCAGGGCGCCCAGCGTCAGCATGTTGAGCGACAGGTCCCGGGTCCACAGCACGATCAGCGCCAGGACGACGGAGAGCGGGATGGAGACCGCGGTCACCAGGGTGGAGCGCAGCGAGGCGAGGAAGACCAGGATCACGACGACGGCGAAGACCAGGCCGAGCGCGCCCTCGGTGGTGAGACCGGAGATCGACTTGGAGACCGCGGGACCCTGGTCGGAGACGACGGTGATGTCGGCGCCCTCGCCGAGGTCGGTGCGCAGGCCGGGCAGCTTGTCCTGGACGGCCTCGGAGATGGCGACGGCGCTGCCGTCGTTGTCCATGGTGGCGAACACGGCGAGGCTGGGCCGGCCGTTGGTGCGGGTGAGCGCCACGGGCGTGGACTCGGTCTGCTTCACGGCCGCCACGTCGCCGAGGCGGACGGGCTTGCCCTCGCCGCCCTGCGGGGGAAGGATCCGCAGGTCCTGGATCTGCTGGAGGCTGGTGAAGCCGCCGCCGACCTGCACCGTGCGGCTCTTGCCGTCCTCGGAGAACGAGCCGGCCGGCATCGCGGCACCGCCCGCCCGGAGCGCCTCGGCGAGCGCCATGGTGTTCAGTCCCGCCGCCGCCAGCCGGCGCTCGTCGGGCGTGACGGAGACCTGGAGGTCCCGGACGCCGTCGACGGAGACCTGGCCGACGCCGTCGATGTCCTCGATCGCGGGGACGACGGTCCGCTCCAGCTGGTCGGCGAGCGCCTGCTGGTCCTTGTCGGAGGTGACGGCGAGGACGACGGTCGGGATGTCGTCCGTCGAGCCGGCGATCACCTGCGGGTCGACGTCGTCGGGGAGCTGGACCCGGGCCCGGTTCACGGCCTGCTGGACGTCGGCGACGAGCTGCTTGGTGCCGTCCCCGTAGTCGAAGCTGGCCATGATCACGGCGTTGCCCTCGCTCGCCGTGGAGGTGATGCCCTTGATGCCGTCGACGGCCTTGATGGTGGCTTCGAGCGGTTCGACGACCTGCTTCTCCACCACGTCGGGGGAGGCGCCCTGGTACGGGGCGAGCACCGACACCATCGGAAGCTCGATGGAGGGCAGCAGCTGCTGCTTGAGCTGGGGTATGGAGATCGCGCCGAAGACGATCGCCACGATCGACATCAGCCCGATCAGGGCCCGTTGCTTCAGGCTGAACCTGGACAGCCAGGACATGGGGTCTCTCTTCTGTGGCGTACGCGGGGAGGGCGGCACTGCGGCCAGCCTCTCTACCCTGGGGCACCGGACGGGGTGCCTCCGTAGCCCCCAGGTCCCGTTCCTCACGCCGCGCATACCGCAGCTGGAGTATGCTCCGCGCCCTTCAGTCCACCCTCGGACGTACCAGCCCGGACTCGTAGGCGGTGACGACCAGCTGGGCGCGGTCGCGGGCGCCGAGCTTGGCCATCGCCCGGTTCACATGGGTCTTCACCGTCAGCGGGCTGACCTCCAGCCGTACGGCGATCTCGTCGTTGGAGTGCCCTCCGGCGACGAGCACCAGGACCTCCCGCTCGCGGCCGGTGAGCGCGGCCAGCCGTTCCGAGCGCACCGCGGTCTCCGGTCCGTCCGCCGGCCCGCCGCCCTGCGCGAGGAACCGGGCGATCAGCCCCTTGGTCGCCACCGGCGACAGCAGCGCCTCGCCGCCGGCCGCGACCCTGATGGCGTTGAGCAGTTCGTCCGGTTCCGCGCCCTTGCCGAGGAAGCCGGATGCTCCGGCCCTCAGCGACTGCACCACGTACTCGTCGACCTCGAACGTGGTCAGCATGACCACCCGTACGTGGGACAGCTCGGGGTCCGCGCTGATCCGGCGGGTGGCGGCGAGACCGTCGGTGCCGGGCATCCGGATGTCCATCAGGACGACGTCGGCACGGGTGGCACGGGTAAGCGCGACGGCCTCGGCGCCGTCGGCGGCCTCCCCGACGACCTCCATGTCCGGTTCGGAGTCCACCAGCACACGGAACGCGCTGCGCAGCAGCGTCTGGTCGTCGGCGAGCAGCACCCTGATCGTCATGCGTCCTCCCCCGCGCGGCCGGCCCATGCCGCGCGCCGGGCGGCACCGGCGTCCTCCGCGCCCGTCGTCAGCGGCAGTATCGCCTGCACCCGGAACCCGCCCCCGTAGCGGGGCCCCGCCGTGAGCACACCGCCGAGCGCGGCGACCCGCTCGCGCATCCCGATCAGGCCGTGCCCGCCGCCGTCGTCCTCCGGCGCGGCCGGGGCGGTCCCGTTGTCGAGGACGGTGACCTCCAGGGTGGCGCCCACCCGGACCACGCTCACCTCGGCCCGGGCGTCCTCCCCGGCGTGCTTGCGGACGTTGGTCAGCGACTCCTGGATGATCCGGTAGGCGGCGAGGTCGACGGCCGCGGGCGGGGCCGGTCCGTCGTCGGCGCGGGCGACCTCGACGGTCAGCCCCGCCTGCCGGAAGGTGGTGACGAGTTCGGTGAGCACACCGAGGCCGGGCGCGGGCTCGGTGGGCGCCTCCGGGTCGCCGGACTGGCGCAGCAGCCCGACGGTGGCGCGCAGTTCGTTCAGCGCGGACCGGCTCGCCTCGCGGACGTGCGCGAGGGCCTCCTTCGCCTGGTCGGGGCGCCTGTCCATGACATGGGCGGCGACCCCGGCCTGCACGTTGACCAGGGCGATGTGGTGCGCGACGACGTCGTGGAGGTCACGGGCGATCCGCAGCCGCTCCTCGGCGACCCGGCGCCCCGCCTCCTCCTCACGGGTCCGCTCGGCACGCTCCGCCCGTTCCCTGATCGCGTCGACGAAGGCACGGCGGCTGCGGACCGCGTCGCCCGCGGCGGCCGCCATACCGGTCCAGGCGAAGAGACCGAGGTTCTCCTGCGCGTACCAGGGCAGCGTGCCGAACGACATCGCGGCGCCGGTCAGCGCGGCCATCGTGAGCAGGCCGACGCGC
It encodes the following:
- a CDS encoding glycosyltransferase family 4 protein, with amino-acid sequence MTATRPDRSPRVLLVSHHYPPHLGGIENVVRQEAAHLARRGADVTVLTSGPRPGAPGTGRAGERADGERAGGERADGDAVRVVRVPAWHGVEERAGIPFPVLAPALLPAAVRWARWADVVHVHDCLYMTSWAAGLAAALTRTPHVVTQHVAVVDHPSPFVGLVQRAVYAAAGRRLLSRAGRVVVVNDGVGAFAVGHGARRGAVRHVPNGVDTEFFRPAASAGERERVRDRYRLPRDRVLVLFVGRLVRKKGWELLLAAADPAYELVFAGDGDGSALGGRSGVHGLGALPPAALAELYRACDVFALPSTAEGFPLSVQEAMASGLPVVTSDDPGYAPYGLDRDRVALLPREVPVLRDTLSSLARDRARRERMAAYSRRYAAAALAWEGHTDALLRLYEDVRREHGRTAPRARTGGPRGAAYRGSGPR
- a CDS encoding glycosyltransferase family 4 protein, with the protein product MNTILQITAYYPPQLGGIERVAESLVAGLGRHHDVRVVTTTLGSGAAPRHVRDGRVTVLRHRAVEFAHTAIAPGVLLSLLRAPRGSVMHVHAPFGLFPELVALAARVRRQRFVVHYHLDAGASGPLGVLLPAYKKHVLGRVLRAAAAVIVLTERQSAFVRERYGVRPERVFVVPNGVGGDYFMPPRPVTGRPLRLLFVGRLCPQKNVGRLLDALRLARQPVALRVVGDGEQRAGLQARAARLGLDVTFAGPLHGPDLVRAYAEADAFVLSSDREGMALSALEAMAASLPVVATDVPGNTELLRGVGLLAAPEPAALAAAVDRVASDPALRTRLARRSARAATAYSWEAAVRRVEDVYARALP
- a CDS encoding glycosyltransferase family 2 protein, producing the protein MNTLSIVMPALNEAPNLPRVMATMPLERLRADGWDTEVLVVDNASTDGTGDVARSLGARVVEQPARGYGNAYHAGFAAAEGDVIATGDADCTYPFDALPYLLRILVAQDVEFMTTDRLGRANRHAMCLSHRIGNHVLSAMSRGLFRNGLHDSQSGMWIFRRRIWRDLDVRATGMVFSQEIKNSATLSGYRCLEVPIEYRKRAGEVKLHALRDGTAEILQLIEHRIRSTARRTPAPARGPAPAAAGQRAQGRAA
- a CDS encoding TetR/AcrR family transcriptional regulator yields the protein MARSNGAGPGRRASDRGKYGRLSRERVLAAALEIVDREGLTALSMRRLGAGLGVEAMALYRYAPSKDALLDGLVEALYTEVGEALAADGAEPDRTEPDGARAQLRRAAVATYRVALAHPHVVPLLATRILSVPLARRPRAVLREHERVLALLAAAGVPDPAAPAAYRALMSWLLGYLFVDLQAMVDNPDEADPGFRLGLHRIPVQDFPRLRDLAPALAEPGGEAELTAGLDALLDRLLPGAR
- a CDS encoding efflux RND transporter permease subunit, encoding MSWLSRFSLKQRALIGLMSIVAIVFGAISIPQLKQQLLPSIELPMVSVLAPYQGASPDVVEKQVVEPLEATIKAVDGIKGITSTASEGNAVIMASFDYGDGTKQLVADVQQAVNRARVQLPDDVDPQVIAGSTDDIPTVVLAVTSDKDQQALADQLERTVVPAIEDIDGVGQVSVDGVRDLQVSVTPDERRLAAAGLNTMALAEALRAGGAAMPAGSFSEDGKSRTVQVGGGFTSLQQIQDLRILPPQGGEGKPVRLGDVAAVKQTESTPVALTRTNGRPSLAVFATMDNDGSAVAISEAVQDKLPGLRTDLGEGADITVVSDQGPAVSKSISGLTTEGALGLVFAVVVILVFLASLRSTLVTAVSIPLSVVLALIVLWTRDLSLNMLTLGALTIAIGRVVDDSIVVLENIKRHLGYGEERESAIITAVKEVAGAVTSSTLTTVAVFLPIGLVGGMVGELFGSFSLTVTAALLASLLVSLTVVPVLSYWFLRAPKAVRGMDPEEARRIAEEKETKSRLQRAYVPVLRFATRRRLTSVVLALVVLFGTFGMAGLLKTNFFDQGEQEVMSIKQELAPGTSLAAADESAKKVEKVLQGIDEVKDYQVTVGSSGFMAAFGGGTGANQASYQLTLEEASAFETVRDRIEKELGALDGIGETTVASGDGFGSQDLSVVVKASDAEVLEKATEAVRAEVAELDDVTDVQSDLAQSVPRISVKATAKAADAGFNDAALGMAVGQAVRGTPAGTAVLGDAERDIVITSARPAQTMEELRALPLGPVKLGDIAEVKLVPGPVSMTRIDGSRAATVTAKPTGDNTGAVSAELQTKISALDLPEGATASIGGVSQDQEEAFLNLGLAMLAAVAIVFMLLVATFRSLIQPLILLVSIPFAATGALGLLILTGTPMGVPAMIGMLMLIGIVVTNAIVLIDLINQYRAQGLGVVEAVIEGGRHRLRPILMTALATIFALLPMALGVTGEGGFIAKPLAIVVIGGLITSTLLTLLLVPTLYAMVELRKERRRARREAKRDAKREAEQPDEKAPLEPSRA
- a CDS encoding response regulator transcription factor; the encoded protein is MTIRVLLADDQTLLRSAFRVLVDSEPDMEVVGEAADGAEAVALTRATRADVVLMDIRMPGTDGLAATRRISADPELSHVRVVMLTTFEVDEYVVQSLRAGASGFLGKGAEPDELLNAIRVAAGGEALLSPVATKGLIARFLAQGGGPADGPETAVRSERLAALTGREREVLVLVAGGHSNDEIAVRLEVSPLTVKTHVNRAMAKLGARDRAQLVVTAYESGLVRPRVD
- a CDS encoding sensor histidine kinase: MTALADRLARTQRWLRAHPLALDGGLALAVLVCMVAGSFAEPNGPHGPTFGTRTPEVRSALLMVVAAAALVYRRREPMAVLAVTGALSVVELVAGDPAAPVSMSAVIALYTVAARTDRPTTWRVGLLTMAALTGAAMSFGTLPWYAQENLGLFAWTGMAAAAGDAVRSRRAFVDAIRERAERAERTREEEAGRRVAEERLRIARDLHDVVAHHIALVNVQAGVAAHVMDRRPDQAKEALAHVREASRSALNELRATVGLLRQSGDPEAPTEPAPGLGVLTELVTTFRQAGLTVEVARADDGPAPPAAVDLAAYRIIQESLTNVRKHAGEDARAEVSVVRVGATLEVTVLDNGTAPAAPEDDGGGHGLIGMRERVAALGGVLTAGPRYGGGFRVQAILPLTTGAEDAGAARRAAWAGRAGEDA